From Mumia sp. ZJ1417:
TGTCACCGAAGGCGTCGTACCGGACGACCGCCAGGTGCCGGAAGGTCTGCGCCTGCGCGTCGGCCAGCGCAGCCACCTCTCGCCGCAGGGCAGCGGTGTCGCGCGGCAGGTGGTCGACCGTACGGCCGGACCGGCCGCGCTTGGGTGCGCGCGACGCGGCGGTCGCCGAGACGAGAAGCGCCCCCGCGGCCGCGACGAGGGCGAGGATCGAGATCGCGAGAGCCACGATCCTCACCCTAGGCCGCATGACCCTAAGGTGAGTGGATGGACAACGGTGTCATCTCCCCCGGAGTTGCCAGCGAGGTCGGACGGCTTCGTACGGTCATGCTCCACCGGCCGGGGCCCGAGCTCAAACGCCTCACCCCGCGCAACAACGACTCCCTGCTCTTCGACGGGCTCCCATGGGTCGGAAAGGCGGTCGCGGAGCACGATGTGTTCGCGGCGGCGCTCGCCGACCGGGGCGTCGAGGTGCTCTATCTGCGTGATCTCCTCGTCGAGACGCTGCAGCATCCGGCGGCGCACGCGACCGCGGTGGCCGACCTGACGGGTGACCTGCGTCTGGGCGACACGGTCTCTGAGTATCTCTCCGCCGCGTTCTCCGCGCTCGACCCCGACGGGCTCGCCGAGGTGCTGACCGCGGGGCTGCGCAACGATGAGCTCGACGGCGTACGGAGCGTGGTGACGACGCTGCTGCAGCCCGACGACTTCCTCGTGGACCCGCTCCCGAACCTGCTCTTCACCCGTGACTCGTCGGTGTGGCTGCGCGACGAGGTGGCGCTGACGAGCTTCGCGATGCCGGCCCGCGAGCGCGAGTCGCACCTGACGCAGCTCGTCTACGAGCACCACCCGCGGTTCTCGCACGTGCCGCGCGTGCACGGCCCGCACCTCGAGCACCTCGAGGGCGGTGACGTCCTCGTCCTCGGTGACGGGGTCATCGCCGTCGGCGTCGGCGAGCGTACGACGCCGGCGGGGTTCGAGCGGATCGCACGCCAGTGCTTCGCGCACGACCTGGCGACCACTGTGCTCGCCGTCCCGATCGCGCAGGACCGCGCGACGATGCACCTCGACACGGTCGTGACGATGGTCGACGTCGACGCGGTCGTCATGTATCCGGCGGTCGCCGACACGCTCCAGGCGTACGCGGTCACCGACGGCCACGGGACCGACCTGGCCATCGACGGGCCGGCGCCGTTCCTCGAGGCGGCCGCGAAGGCGCTGCAGATCGACCGGCTGCGCGTCATCGACACCGGCCTCGACGCCGTGACCGCCGAGCGGGAGCAGTGGGACGACGGCAACAACACCCTCGCGATCGCGCCGCGGCTCGCTGTGGCGTACGAGCGCAACGTCGAGACGAACGCGCGGATGGAGGCGGCCGGGATCGAGGTCATCCGGATCCCCGGCTCGGAGCTCGGGACCGGGCGCGGCGGGCCGCGCTGCATGTCGTGCCCCATCTCGCGCGACCCCGTGGCCGGCGGTTGAGCCTTTCGCTCTGAGACGCCCCTCGCGGAATGAAGCCGGATCCCATGTGGTTAGTTGCTATGCGGAACTGGTCACTGCCGACGTGGCCGCCATGACAGGGGGCCCCGGTGATCTCGACAGCGCGACGCACGCACTATCGAGTCACACTCGCCGTCCTGTGCGTCGGCGTCGCCTCGTTCGCGCTCGTGCAGTCGATGACCATCCCGGTTCTCCCGCGTATCCAGGACGAGCTCGGCACGAACCCGACGACGGTCACCTGGGTCGTCACCGCGTACCTCGTCTCCGCGTCCATCTTCACGCCGCTGGCCGGACGCCTCGGGGACGCGACCGGCAAGGAGCGCGTGCTCGTGTACGCGCTCGGGCTGCTCGCCGTCGGCTCCGTGATCGCGGCGCTCGCGCCGAACGTGGCTGTGATGATCGCCGCCCGGGTCGTCCAGGGCGTCGGCGGCGGCGTGGTGCCGCTCGCGTTCGGGATCATCCGCGACGAGTTCCCCGAGCCCAAGATCGCCGGAGCGATCAGCTTCGTGTCCGCGCTCATGGGCGCCGGCGGCGGGTTCGGGACGGTCGTGGCGGGCCCGCTGGTGGGCACGCTCGGCTACGCGTGGCTGTTCTGGCTGCCAGCGATCGTGACCGGTGCGGCGGCCGTCGCGGCGTGGCTGCTCGTCCCGGAGTCGCCCGTACGGACGCCGGGGCGCATCCCGATGATCCCGACGCTCCTGTTCGCCGGATGGCTGACGGCGCTGCTCATCGGCATCAGCGAAGGGTCGCGGGCCGGATGGGCGTCGCCGCTCGTGCTCAGCCTCCTGGTCGCGGCGCTCGCCCTGTTCGTCGGATGGGTGCTGGTCGAGAGTCGGGCGCGCGTGCCGTTCATCGACCTGCGGATGATGCGTCTGCCTGCGGTGTGGACCGCGAACCTCGTCGCGTTCCTCATCGGCGTCGGCATGTATGCGTCGTTCGCGTTCACCCCGCGGCTGCTGCAGACCGATCCCGACGTCGCCGGATACGGTTTCGGCGCGACGATCTCCGAGTCGGGCCTGCTGATGCTCCCCTCGGCACTCGGCGTCTTCCTGATGGGACTGGTCTCCGCGCCCCTCGCGCGCATCCGCGGTCCGAAGCCGGTCGTCGTGGTTGGCTGCTTCATGAGTGCGGTCGGACTCGGCTCGATGGGTCTGGTCCACCACGAGCCGTGGCAGACGGCGCTCGCCAGCGGGCTCTTCGGCATCGGGGTCGGCGCCGTCTTCGCGTGCCTGGCGAGCCTCGTCGTCGCCGCCGTGCCGCCGGAGCAGACCGGAGTCGCGACAGGGATGAACGCCAACATCCGTACGATCGGCGGCGCCGTCGGCTCGGCCGTCATGGCGACGATCGTGACCGGCAACCTCGGACGTGGCGGCGAGCCCCGCGAGGGCGCGTACGTCGGAGGGTTCCTGTTCCTCGGAGCGGTGGTGTTCGTCGCGGGACTGGTCGCCCTCGCGATCCCGAAGATGACCCCGCGCGAGCTCGAGGACGGACTCGAGGCGGGTGCGAGCGGTCAGATGTTGGAGCCGTCCGGCGGCGAGTCAGGGGTGGCGGGCTCACCGGCAGCGACGTCGCCGTCCGGCGCCGGGCAGTCCAGGTCGAGCGTGAACGCCGTCATCGACAGGGACCCGTACGTGTAGCCGTCGACGAGCACCTCCGCACCGCGCCCGGACTGATCGGCCATCCCGGCGAGATAGAGGAGTGGCAGGAAGTGGTCCGGTGTCGGCACCGCGTGGCGGTAGTCCGAGTGCGCGTCGAGCGTCGGGATGTTGGTCGGGTCGTCGGCCATCAGCTCCTTGGCCGACTCGTTGAAGCGGTGCGCCCAGTCGTACCCCTCCTCGGCGAGTCCCCAGTCCATCCCGCCGAGGTTGTGGACGACGTTGCCGCTGCCGAGGACGAGGACGCCGTCGGCGCGCAGCGCGTTGAGCTTCTGGCCGAGGTCCAGGTGGTAGTCGAGGCCCTTGTCGGCGTTGATGCTGAGCTGGACGACCGGGATGTCGGCGTCCGGGAAGACGTGGGTGAGCACGGACCAGGTCCCGTGGTCGATGCCCCACGAGTCCTTGTCCTCGCCGCACCACGTCGGGTGCACCGCGTCGGACACCTCCTCGTACAGCTCCGGCATGCCCGGCGCGGGGTACTCCACCTCGAACAACTCGCGAGGGAACCCGTAGAAGTCGTGGATGGTCCGCGGCGCCCGCATCGCGGTGACCGCGGTGGCGTTGATGTACCAGTGGGCCGACACGACGAGGATCGCTCGCGGCTTCGGCAGGGACTCGCCGAGCGTGCGCCAGGCCTCGGTGTAGCGGTTGCGCTCGAGGGCGTTCATCGGGTTGCCGTGCCCGATGAATGCTGCGGGCATGAGCGAGGGAGCTGCGGTGTCGGCCATGTCGCCATTGTCCCTTACGCCTTTCGGCCGCCGACAGGTAGTTGACTGTTCACCTAACCTCCTTGCGCTCGCTGCTCGAGCCAGTGGTGAGGTCGCTCTGTCGACAGAGGGAAGACCCCTGCGCTCCAGCGTCAGCCGTGCCCCGTCGGGGTCCCTGGGTGTCCCCCTCGGCGGGGCCGACGTGCGGATCCTCGACGAGGCGACAGGTAGGGAGTTGCCCCCGCGCGAGGTTCGACGCGGCCGGCTTGCCGCTGCCCCCCTTCCACCGAGGTGCGACCGGCGGCAAACGACCAGACCAATCCGCGGAGGATGCTCAGCACAGAGCCCGGGGGGTGAGGCCAAGCCTCCCCGTCGGTTCGGGTGGACGCGATTGGGTGGGCGTTCCAATGGGGCGGCCAGGACTGGAAGCGGCGCGTCCAACCGCTCCTGGAGGACGTCAAGGACGTCTAGAAATGCGAAACCCGAGCGCCACAACCGTCCGGAAGGGTCTCGGGTTGAATAGCTGCTCGGCGGCAACCCGGGCAAGCCGTAGCCAGTCCTCACCAGCCGTCGCCAACGTCTAAGCATCTCGAGCTCGCCGACGGTTCCGCACCTCGATGCTTGGCGTGTCCATCCACCGACGACGTCCGCATGTACAGGGTGCGCGAGCGCGCGCCGATTGTTGGGTAGGTCGGCCCTCTTTCACGCTCAGCGCGGCAGTTGGAGCTTCCGTTGCTGCCTCAGTCGGACTCGGCGGCGTCTGCGGGTTTTGACCCTGATCGAAAGCCGTTGTGCCAACGCGTGTCGCCACCCACGCTGTCAAGCAATTCAACACGGCCAGCAATACAGGAGGATCCATGAAGAACCATGTGAAGGCTGTTCTTGCGACAGCAGGGCTCGTGGCAGCGGCCGGTGTGGTCGGAGCGTCGCCAGCTTCTGCAGACACGTGCGGAAACACCCGGAACGTCTCCGTCACTGGCGCCCAGTCGCACTACACCATCTGGTGCAGTGGCGGCTACGCCAACATCGACGGGTGGGTGAAGGACACCAAGGCTGACGGCAAGTGCGCCGTGGTCAAAATCCAGGCTAGCGGCGAGACCTTCTACTCCAGGGCGTGTGGCAACGGCCAAACAGAGTGGTTCGTCGGGGAGAGCGCGACACCAACCAACACCATCAAGGTCTGGACCTACACGGAGTAGCACAACGCCTCGCAACACAACGGTTCCAGGGCGCATCGTTATCGGCATGACTCGT
This genomic window contains:
- a CDS encoding arginine deiminase, which gives rise to MDNGVISPGVASEVGRLRTVMLHRPGPELKRLTPRNNDSLLFDGLPWVGKAVAEHDVFAAALADRGVEVLYLRDLLVETLQHPAAHATAVADLTGDLRLGDTVSEYLSAAFSALDPDGLAEVLTAGLRNDELDGVRSVVTTLLQPDDFLVDPLPNLLFTRDSSVWLRDEVALTSFAMPARERESHLTQLVYEHHPRFSHVPRVHGPHLEHLEGGDVLVLGDGVIAVGVGERTTPAGFERIARQCFAHDLATTVLAVPIAQDRATMHLDTVVTMVDVDAVVMYPAVADTLQAYAVTDGHGTDLAIDGPAPFLEAAAKALQIDRLRVIDTGLDAVTAEREQWDDGNNTLAIAPRLAVAYERNVETNARMEAAGIEVIRIPGSELGTGRGGPRCMSCPISRDPVAGG
- a CDS encoding DUF4446 family protein encodes the protein MALAISILALVAAAGALLVSATAASRAPKRGRSGRTVDHLPRDTAALRREVAALADAQAQTFRHLAVVRYDAFGDTGGALSWTLALVDDSGSGVVLTSIHGRNETRTYAKSVTAWSSEQTLTPEEERALSEARHR
- the ygiD gene encoding 4,5-DOPA dioxygenase extradiol; translated protein: MADTAAPSLMPAAFIGHGNPMNALERNRYTEAWRTLGESLPKPRAILVVSAHWYINATAVTAMRAPRTIHDFYGFPRELFEVEYPAPGMPELYEEVSDAVHPTWCGEDKDSWGIDHGTWSVLTHVFPDADIPVVQLSINADKGLDYHLDLGQKLNALRADGVLVLGSGNVVHNLGGMDWGLAEEGYDWAHRFNESAKELMADDPTNIPTLDAHSDYRHAVPTPDHFLPLLYLAGMADQSGRGAEVLVDGYTYGSLSMTAFTLDLDCPAPDGDVAAGEPATPDSPPDGSNI